The following are encoded in a window of Amycolatopsis lexingtonensis genomic DNA:
- a CDS encoding calcium-binding protein: protein MINQWCGVNRVLGPVVLAAGFVLVPAGTAVAQAPPTCHGLPATEVGTAGADVLYGTPGADVFVTLGGNDVVFGLGGNDTACLGDGSDQFFGGDGADWADGEAGPDTLNGEAGADTLFGSQGADRLDGGNGADTLSGGQGVDVIEGGAGDDTADGGAGGDTVNGGAGADTLNGQAGPDRISGDAGDDTLDGGAGNDNLDGGEGNDIVRGAEGNDTLTDAEGVDFGDGGPGAADRCDSRFEALARCEVIF from the coding sequence ATGATCAATCAGTGGTGCGGCGTGAACCGGGTGCTCGGCCCGGTGGTGCTGGCGGCGGGCTTCGTGCTGGTGCCGGCGGGAACGGCAGTGGCGCAGGCGCCACCGACCTGCCACGGGCTGCCCGCCACGGAGGTCGGCACGGCCGGCGCCGACGTGCTGTACGGCACGCCCGGCGCGGACGTGTTCGTGACGCTCGGCGGCAACGACGTGGTGTTCGGCCTCGGGGGCAACGACACCGCCTGCCTCGGCGACGGCAGCGACCAGTTCTTCGGCGGTGACGGGGCCGACTGGGCGGACGGCGAGGCCGGCCCCGACACGCTGAACGGCGAAGCGGGCGCGGACACGTTGTTCGGCAGTCAGGGCGCTGACCGGCTGGACGGCGGGAACGGCGCCGACACGCTCAGCGGCGGCCAGGGAGTCGACGTCATCGAAGGCGGCGCGGGTGACGACACCGCCGACGGAGGAGCCGGCGGCGACACCGTCAACGGGGGCGCGGGCGCCGACACGCTGAACGGACAGGCCGGGCCGGACCGCATCAGCGGTGACGCCGGGGACGACACCCTTGACGGCGGTGCGGGCAACGACAACCTCGACGGCGGGGAAGGCAACGACATCGTCCGCGGCGCCGAAGGCAACGACACGCTCACCGACGCGGAGGGCGTGGACTTCGGGGATGGCGGT
- a CDS encoding GNAT family N-acetyltransferase — MPTAYRSVRLTDGRQVSIDLLTPADAPELGTAIEHADPETRYRRFRGPPPRAIPKLLRRLTELDHERRYALVARAPDGHGAAVARYEATAEPGVADVAVVVDPAWRHAGLATALVRMLGEAAVAHGFTKFTATCLADNVPVGELLDEAGGHSGASPDQPVGRRMPAVSHAEG, encoded by the coding sequence ATGCCCACCGCGTACCGAAGCGTCCGCTTGACCGACGGGCGGCAGGTCTCGATCGACCTGCTCACCCCGGCCGACGCCCCCGAGCTCGGGACGGCGATCGAACACGCCGACCCGGAGACCCGGTACCGCCGCTTCCGCGGGCCACCGCCTCGGGCCATCCCGAAGCTGCTGCGGCGGCTCACCGAACTGGACCACGAACGCCGTTACGCGCTCGTCGCGCGCGCTCCGGACGGGCACGGGGCCGCGGTCGCGCGGTACGAGGCCACCGCCGAACCGGGGGTGGCGGACGTCGCCGTCGTCGTGGATCCCGCGTGGCGGCACGCCGGCCTGGCCACCGCGCTCGTCCGGATGCTCGGCGAAGCCGCGGTGGCGCACGGCTTCACGAAGTTCACCGCCACCTGTCTGGCCGACAACGTCCCGGTCGGCGAGCTGCTCGACGAAGCCGGCGGCCACAGCGGCGCATCCCCGGATCAGCCCGTCGGTCGAAGAATGCCCGCGGTATCACACGCCGAGGGGTAG
- the acsA gene encoding acetate--CoA ligase: MRWEPIGKPAAVRAAANLTDYAQARRDFSWDAAGSALSGLPGGRGRNIAHEAVDRHAGGPLATKVALSFVDRHETVTEITYAELKERSDRFAVLLGNLGVRPGERVFTLLGRTPELYVAVLGALKAGCVLSPLFPAFGPEPIRQRLTLGEGSVPVTTPTLYRRRIRSIRDRLPALRHVLVTGTAEEPDVTALAPALAAVDPAFTIPPTSPEDPALLHFTSGTTGTPKGAVHVHAAVLAHHVTAGFALDLHTEDVFWCTADPGWVTGMSYGVIAPLTHGATVVCDKGDFDAKRWYRVLAAERVTVWYTAPTALRMLMRHGPELAKDHDLSALRFVASVGEPLNPEAVVWGQEALGLPVHDNWWQTETGAIMIANLAAEEVRPGSMGRPLPGVDAGLLERGEDGRAAVTDGHVREITEPDVEGELALRPGWPSMFRGYLGEQARYESCFAGGWYLSGDIARRDADGYYWFVGRADDVIKSAGHLVGPFEVESVLMAHPAVAEAGVIGTPDPVAGELVKAFVSLVPGAEPTEELRRELVAFGRRELGAVAPKEIVFDQNLPHTRSGKVLRRLLKARELGLPEGDLSTVEQR, from the coding sequence ATGAGGTGGGAGCCGATCGGCAAACCGGCGGCCGTGCGGGCCGCGGCCAACCTCACCGACTACGCCCAAGCACGCCGGGACTTCAGCTGGGACGCGGCCGGATCGGCACTGTCAGGCCTGCCCGGCGGCCGCGGGCGCAACATCGCTCACGAAGCGGTCGACCGGCACGCCGGGGGCCCGCTCGCCACGAAGGTCGCTCTGTCATTCGTGGACCGGCACGAGACCGTCACGGAGATCACCTACGCCGAGCTGAAGGAGCGGTCCGACCGGTTCGCCGTGCTGCTGGGGAATCTCGGCGTCCGCCCCGGTGAGCGCGTCTTCACCCTGCTCGGCCGCACCCCCGAGCTGTACGTCGCGGTCCTCGGCGCGTTGAAGGCCGGCTGCGTGCTTTCGCCGCTGTTCCCCGCGTTCGGTCCCGAACCGATCCGCCAGCGCCTGACCCTCGGTGAAGGCAGCGTGCCCGTGACGACGCCGACGCTGTACCGGCGCCGGATCCGGAGCATCCGGGACCGCCTGCCCGCCCTCCGGCACGTCCTGGTGACCGGGACCGCCGAGGAGCCGGACGTGACCGCACTGGCCCCCGCGCTGGCGGCGGTGGATCCCGCGTTCACCATTCCCCCGACGTCGCCGGAGGACCCGGCGCTGCTGCACTTCACCAGCGGCACGACCGGCACGCCCAAGGGTGCGGTCCACGTGCACGCCGCGGTGCTCGCGCACCACGTGACCGCCGGGTTCGCCCTGGACCTGCACACCGAGGACGTCTTCTGGTGCACCGCCGACCCCGGCTGGGTCACCGGCATGTCCTACGGCGTCATCGCGCCGCTCACCCACGGCGCGACCGTCGTCTGCGACAAAGGCGACTTCGACGCGAAACGCTGGTACCGCGTGCTCGCCGCCGAGCGCGTGACGGTCTGGTACACCGCGCCCACCGCGCTGCGCATGCTGATGCGCCACGGCCCCGAACTCGCGAAAGACCATGACCTGTCCGCGCTGCGGTTCGTCGCCAGCGTCGGCGAACCCCTCAACCCGGAGGCCGTCGTCTGGGGCCAGGAGGCGCTCGGGCTGCCCGTGCACGACAACTGGTGGCAGACCGAGACCGGCGCCATCATGATCGCCAACCTCGCCGCGGAAGAAGTGCGCCCCGGCTCGATGGGCCGCCCGCTGCCCGGTGTCGACGCCGGTCTGCTGGAACGCGGCGAGGACGGCCGCGCCGCGGTGACCGACGGCCACGTCCGCGAGATCACCGAGCCGGACGTCGAAGGCGAACTCGCCCTGCGCCCGGGCTGGCCGTCGATGTTCCGCGGTTACCTCGGCGAGCAGGCCCGGTACGAGAGCTGCTTCGCCGGGGGCTGGTACCTGAGCGGGGACATCGCGCGCCGCGACGCCGACGGCTATTACTGGTTCGTCGGCCGTGCGGACGACGTGATCAAGTCAGCCGGTCACCTGGTCGGCCCGTTCGAGGTGGAAAGCGTGCTGATGGCGCACCCCGCCGTCGCCGAGGCCGGGGTGATCGGCACCCCGGATCCGGTGGCCGGCGAGCTGGTCAAGGCGTTCGTGTCCCTCGTTCCCGGGGCCGAACCCACCGAAGAGCTGCGACGGGAACTCGTCGCGTTCGGCCGGCGCGAACTCGGGGCCGTGGCCCCGAAGGAAATCGTGTTCGACCAGAACCTGCCGCACACGCGCAGCGGCAAGGTGTTGCGCCGGCTGCTCAAGGCGCGCGAACTCGGCCTGCCCGAAGGTGATCTGTCCACAGTGGAGCAACGATGA
- a CDS encoding thiamine pyrophosphate-dependent enzyme yields the protein MVRIRRFEERCVELYSAAEIRGFMHLYIGEEAIAAGVLQALDPGDAVVSTYREHGHALARGVPMDAILAEMYGRTTGCSRGRGGSMHLFDASRRFYGGNAIVGGGLPIATGLALAASSSSAATAALTSARPDRSGLGTSLPVTSIVGFEPSGELGPGGLSPDAVELSPVDAGGSAFALDEAAAAEHHRRAAQVPLGKFSPLLGGDDGVVMLAEEVLDFGDLDRQPGSLRYHGHPRAGPAQGSRHSGMEST from the coding sequence ATGGTGCGGATCCGGCGGTTCGAAGAACGCTGCGTCGAGCTTTACAGCGCCGCCGAAATCCGCGGGTTCATGCACCTGTACATCGGTGAGGAAGCGATCGCTGCCGGTGTGCTCCAAGCGCTGGACCCCGGCGACGCCGTCGTGTCGACCTACCGGGAGCACGGGCACGCCCTCGCCCGCGGCGTGCCGATGGACGCGATCCTCGCGGAGATGTACGGCCGGACGACCGGCTGCAGCCGCGGCCGGGGCGGCTCGATGCACTTGTTCGACGCGAGCCGCCGCTTCTACGGCGGCAACGCCATCGTCGGCGGCGGGCTGCCGATCGCGACCGGGCTCGCGCTGGCCGCCTCCAGCAGCAGCGCCGCCACCGCTGCGCTGACGTCAGCCCGGCCTGACCGCTCAGGTCTCGGCACTTCACTTCCTGTGACGTCGATCGTCGGCTTCGAGCCATCGGGTGAGCTTGGACCTGGTGGCCTGAGCCCGGATGCCGTCGAACTGAGCCCGGTTGACGCGGGCGGCAGCGCGTTCGCGCTCGACGAGGCGGCCGCAGCTGAGCATCACCGCCGGGCCGCCCAGGTGCCGCTCGGCAAGTTCAGCCCACTGCTGGGCGGCGATGACGGCGTCGTGATGCTCGCCGAGGAGGTCCTGGACTTCGGCGATCTCGATCGTCAGCCCGGCTCACTTCGATACCACGGACATCCGCGCGCGGGTCCGGCTCAGGGTTCGAGGCATTCGGGAATGGAGTCGACGTAG
- a CDS encoding GerMN domain-containing protein, producing the protein MHSSAAGAPGSRSAAQNQATLVAIRAAHHTDHDRVVFEFDGPLPAEREVRYVPEVIGDPSGLPVPVVGQAFLQVRMAFAAGHDDNGNPTYGAPQRTYPLPNVIQVVNAGDFEGVLNFGIGLARQSPVRLSVLSNPSRVVIDIDTPFQTVPVQAYFLDVARFEAGTEPYTRAVARPVIPPATAYGALQRLFAGPTEAELGRRLAFVSSDATGFTGLTISDSIARVRLTGGCSSHGSTFSIAEEIMRTLKQFPSVRWVKIYDPAGQTERPDGYVDSIPECLEP; encoded by the coding sequence ATGCACTCTTCTGCGGCCGGTGCGCCCGGCTCGCGATCCGCGGCGCAGAACCAGGCCACGCTCGTGGCCATCCGTGCCGCCCACCACACGGACCACGACCGCGTGGTCTTCGAGTTCGACGGCCCGCTCCCCGCGGAGCGGGAGGTCCGTTACGTGCCGGAAGTGATCGGTGATCCGTCCGGGCTGCCGGTCCCGGTGGTCGGCCAAGCCTTCCTGCAGGTCCGCATGGCCTTCGCCGCCGGTCACGACGACAACGGAAACCCCACTTACGGCGCACCGCAGCGCACGTATCCGCTGCCGAACGTCATCCAGGTCGTCAATGCCGGCGACTTCGAAGGGGTGCTGAACTTCGGCATCGGCCTCGCCCGCCAATCGCCGGTCCGGCTGTCCGTCCTGAGCAACCCGAGCCGCGTCGTGATCGACATCGACACCCCGTTCCAGACGGTTCCGGTCCAGGCGTACTTCCTCGACGTCGCTCGGTTCGAAGCCGGGACCGAGCCGTACACGCGTGCGGTGGCCCGGCCGGTGATCCCGCCCGCGACCGCGTATGGCGCCCTGCAACGGCTGTTCGCCGGGCCCACCGAGGCCGAGCTGGGCCGGCGGCTGGCGTTCGTCAGCTCCGACGCCACCGGGTTCACCGGCCTGACGATCAGCGACTCGATCGCGCGGGTCCGGCTCACCGGGGGCTGCTCGAGCCACGGCTCGACCTTCAGCATCGCCGAGGAGATCATGCGGACGCTCAAGCAGTTCCCGTCGGTGCGCTGGGTCAAGATCTACGACCCGGCCGGTCAGACCGAACGTCCGGACGGCTACGTCGACTCCATTCCCGAATGCCTCGAACCCTGA